A stretch of the Polyangiaceae bacterium genome encodes the following:
- a CDS encoding sigma 54-interacting transcriptional regulator — MADRTVTEAAFDYASVAGQRRQELGVVVAYCRGALPWSVSRIAPALTVGRDQTADLTVEDAGVSRIHARLEHRGSAVHVTDAGSRNGTFVNGERVPDGGVLAPLGSVIRIAKTLLVTLADVGPYADRRPPFIPELVGGAALDDARIVIDTVAATKTPVLVLGDTGTGKEVVARVLHDRSGRPGQFVALNCAAVPNELVDAELFGHSRGAFSGAVGSRAGLFRSADGGTLFLDEIGELPAPVQAKLLRVLETEEVRAVGEDKVVQVDVRIVAATNRDVDSMVDASDFRGDLLHRLSGLRVVLPALRERIEDLPALALHFLHESGVTLTATALERLMLHAWPGNVRELRNVVRAASEVARRAGRAEVEPADVAVVIGATTARLGQPTEEAELAARISQVLTETYGSVPDAAQRLGMSRTVLYETLRRLRLDPKAFRPR, encoded by the coding sequence ATGGCCGATCGCACGGTCACCGAGGCCGCCTTCGATTACGCAAGCGTGGCCGGACAGCGCCGCCAGGAGCTGGGCGTGGTGGTGGCCTACTGCCGGGGCGCGCTGCCCTGGTCCGTCTCGCGCATCGCGCCGGCGCTCACCGTGGGCCGGGACCAGACCGCGGACTTGACCGTGGAGGACGCGGGCGTGTCCCGCATCCACGCGCGTCTCGAGCACCGAGGCTCCGCGGTCCACGTCACCGACGCGGGCAGTCGAAACGGGACCTTCGTGAACGGAGAGCGGGTGCCGGACGGCGGAGTGCTCGCGCCGCTGGGCAGCGTGATCCGCATCGCGAAGACCCTGCTCGTGACCCTGGCCGACGTGGGCCCGTACGCCGATCGGCGGCCGCCCTTCATCCCCGAGCTGGTCGGCGGCGCCGCCCTCGACGACGCCCGGATCGTCATCGACACCGTGGCCGCCACCAAGACGCCCGTCCTCGTCCTGGGGGACACGGGCACGGGGAAGGAGGTCGTGGCCCGGGTGCTGCACGATCGCAGCGGGCGCCCCGGGCAGTTCGTGGCGCTCAACTGCGCGGCGGTCCCCAACGAGCTGGTCGACGCCGAGCTGTTCGGGCACAGCCGCGGCGCGTTCTCGGGTGCGGTGGGCTCCCGCGCGGGGCTGTTCCGCAGCGCCGACGGGGGCACTCTGTTCTTGGACGAGATCGGTGAGCTGCCGGCTCCCGTGCAGGCCAAGCTGCTGCGCGTCCTGGAGACCGAAGAGGTGCGCGCGGTCGGCGAAGACAAGGTCGTGCAGGTGGATGTGCGCATCGTCGCGGCCACCAATCGGGACGTCGACTCCATGGTGGACGCCAGCGACTTCCGCGGCGACCTCCTGCACCGACTCTCCGGCCTCCGGGTGGTGCTTCCCGCGCTGCGCGAGCGCATCGAGGATCTGCCGGCCCTGGCGCTGCACTTCCTCCACGAGAGCGGCGTGACCCTAACGGCCACCGCGCTGGAGCGGCTGATGTTGCACGCCTGGCCTGGCAACGTGCGCGAGCTCCGCAACGTGGTGCGGGCGGCCAGCGAGGTCGCCCGGCGCGCGGGCCGCGCGGAGGTCGAGCCTGCCGACGTGGCCGTGGTGATCGGCGCCACGACGGCCCGTCTCGGCCAACCGACGGAGGAGGCGGAGCTCGCCGCGCGCATCAGTCAGGTGCTCACGGAGACCTACGGCAGCGTGCCGGACGCGGCGCAGCGGCTGGGCATGAGCCGTACCGTGCTGTACGAGACGCTCCGCCGGCTGCGCCTCGACCCCAAGGCGTTTCGTCCCCGCTGA